The nucleotide sequence TCGAAGGCAAATCGACAGGGCCGCGACGAGAAACCAGTAGACTCTGATACCGCTGAGAAGTTCCTTGCATCGCTCAAAGGGACGCAAGCGGACGCCTACGAACGTTACACTTCCTTTGTTGAGACCGGACTGGCAAGGGAGCTGTGCCGCATCGACTTACCATTGTCTGTCTATACCGAGTGGTACTGGAAGATGGATCTGCACAATCTTCTACACTTCTTGGATTTGCGTACGAGTCCATTAGCACAGAGTGAGATCCGCAAATACGCTGAAGTTATGGCATCCATAGTGAAGACAGTCTGTCCCCTAGCTTATAGAGCCTTTGAGGACTACCGCAAGCATGCCATCACTTTCTCTGTGCCTGAACAGAGAGCATTGGCACAAATGCTCAAGCAGCCCCGCCCCGACGATGAGGAGCTACTGGAACTTGGTCTGGGAAAGAGAGAAATCGACGAGTTCAGCGACAAGCTAGCTGAGGTGGCGCGGAGGGCAAGTTCTGGTAGCCAAGAAGGACCGAGTTAGCGAAGCACCTAAGTCAAGTAATTGTCGATAATAATCCTGGACCAGCTCTCGTACTCCCCTATAAGATTCAGAATCTCCGGCACTGTCATTAGGGTCGGCTCTCTGTGCAATACAGACTCCCTTACGCTCACCTCAGGCGTCTTGAGCCAGCATTCGAAAACCAAACCGAAGTGCACCCTCCCCACGGCGCTGCCATCATCGTAGATCATTCCAACAAATGGACGTGCAGAGCTGAGGTCTACCTGAAACTCTTCCCGAATCTCACGGTCGCGTGCGGTCTCAATTGCCGCCATCACTAGGCAATCTTCTGACTTGAAATCGCTGCGGTTTACGTGTCCACCAACACCAAGCGATTGGCGATTGTGAAGACGATCCTCGTCACCGGCACCGGTTCTTCTGTAGGTGAGTACTCTTTCTTCATACCTCAACAAGGAGTATGGAATGATCTGGAGCATGGACGGCTGTTCTTCGACTTCCCCCCGCCTTGCGAACTCTACCGAATTCAAGATCTCGTCAAGAATTCCTG is from Acidobacteriota bacterium and encodes:
- the thyX gene encoding FAD-dependent thymidylate synthase is translated as MVSPEIKAEAQALINKEFRVLDKGFVRLVDFMGSDASIVQAARVSYGKGTKAISEDEALIRYLYRHRHTTPFEMVEFKFHVKLPIFVARQWIRHRTASVNEYSGRYSVMREEFFVPEVSDLRMQSKANRQGRDEKPVDSDTAEKFLASLKGTQADAYERYTSFVETGLARELCRIDLPLSVYTEWYWKMDLHNLLHFLDLRTSPLAQSEIRKYAEVMASIVKTVCPLAYRAFEDYRKHAITFSVPEQRALAQMLKQPRPDDEELLELGLGKREIDEFSDKLAEVARRASSGSQEGPS